One genomic segment of Pandoraea thiooxydans includes these proteins:
- a CDS encoding LysR family transcriptional regulator: MIDDLNDMLIFAEVVRSGSITRAGDRLGLPKATVSRRLTRLETRLGTKLMHKTTRRLELTEVGQAYYERCLPILEEVEETRDFASQLSNRPRGRLRVTAPSDFAMQWLAPALATFCAAYPEISVDMDLSPRHVDLIAERVDVAIRAGHLSDSTLVARHFLDLTRSLYASPIYLSQTGMPTSPDELAGHRFVLLQGARNVIDSDVLTRGRQRVEFTMHGALQVNSMGMVKELALAGAGMAALTDGLAAPSAALGRLVKVLPEWSLPSHPVHMVTPSRRFLPRKTQVFIEHMMAVARPPV, encoded by the coding sequence ATGATCGATGACCTGAACGACATGCTGATCTTCGCCGAGGTCGTGCGCTCCGGCAGCATCACCCGCGCCGGCGATCGGCTCGGCTTGCCGAAGGCCACCGTGAGCCGGCGCCTGACGCGCCTGGAAACGCGGCTGGGCACCAAGCTCATGCACAAGACGACCCGTCGCCTGGAGCTCACGGAAGTCGGACAAGCCTATTATGAACGGTGCCTGCCGATCCTGGAAGAAGTCGAAGAAACGCGCGACTTCGCCAGCCAGCTGTCGAACCGGCCGCGCGGCCGGCTGCGCGTGACCGCGCCGAGCGATTTCGCCATGCAGTGGCTCGCGCCTGCGCTGGCCACCTTCTGCGCCGCCTACCCGGAAATATCCGTCGATATGGATCTCAGCCCGCGCCACGTCGACCTGATCGCCGAGCGCGTGGACGTCGCCATCCGCGCCGGCCATTTGAGCGACTCGACGCTGGTGGCACGCCATTTTCTGGACCTCACACGCAGTCTCTACGCCAGTCCGATCTACCTCTCGCAAACCGGCATGCCGACTTCGCCCGACGAACTCGCCGGGCATCGCTTCGTACTGCTGCAGGGCGCGCGCAACGTCATCGATAGCGACGTGCTCACGCGCGGGCGCCAGCGCGTCGAGTTCACCATGCACGGCGCCCTGCAGGTCAACAGCATGGGGATGGTCAAGGAGTTGGCGCTGGCCGGCGCCGGCATGGCGGCGTTGACCGACGGGCTGGCCGCGCCCAGTGCGGCCCTGGGCCGTCTTGTCAAGGTCTTGCCGGAATGGTCGTTGCCCAGCCATCCGGTGCACATGGTGACGCCATCGCGACGCTTCCTGCCGCGCAAGACGCAGGTGTTCATCGAGCACATGATGGCGGTGGCGCGGCCTCCGGTCTGA
- a CDS encoding FMN-dependent NADH-azoreductase, giving the protein MTTILQINAAARSQGANSTTLANETVARLSAAQPGAKVIVRDLLADGLPHLDETVIGAFFTPEDKRSPEQNAIIARSDALIAEIQSADTIVLGVPLYNFHVPSQLKAYFDWITRARVTFRYGEDGTPEGLIKGKKVYVALARGGFYKDTPNDSQTPFLKTILGFLGMTDVTFIYAEGLARGPEAAATAFAQAREAIAAI; this is encoded by the coding sequence ATGACCACCATTTTGCAGATCAATGCCGCAGCCCGCTCGCAGGGCGCAAATTCCACGACACTGGCCAATGAGACGGTGGCACGCCTGAGCGCTGCCCAACCGGGAGCCAAGGTGATCGTGCGCGACCTGCTGGCCGACGGCCTGCCGCACCTGGACGAGACGGTGATCGGGGCTTTTTTCACGCCGGAAGACAAGCGCTCGCCGGAGCAGAACGCGATCATTGCCCGCAGCGACGCGCTGATCGCAGAAATCCAGTCAGCCGATACGATCGTATTGGGTGTGCCGCTGTACAACTTTCACGTGCCGTCGCAACTCAAGGCCTATTTTGACTGGATCACGCGCGCTCGCGTGACGTTCCGCTATGGCGAGGACGGCACGCCGGAAGGGCTGATCAAGGGCAAGAAAGTTTATGTTGCGCTGGCGCGCGGCGGCTTCTACAAAGATACGCCCAACGATAGCCAGACCCCGTTCCTGAAAACCATTCTGGGTTTTCTGGGCATGACCGACGTGACCTTCATCTACGCCGAAGGCTTGGCGCGCGGCCCGGAAGCGGCCGCCACCGCGTTCGCCCAGGCGCGTGAAGCGATCGCCGCTATTTAA
- a CDS encoding pirin family protein, with protein MRHNDPSAQPSPLSTTHRSRCTLFHSVGVHDRLTQTDPLLSFEVFRLSGAVIPPHPHAGCAVAHYILPDAAGGLRSRLAQGEAEVARPGDLLWLDAHCGTVHQETPADGSVECRGLQVVVNYADCEREGAPQQRRVPGEQMPCWQSGGVELRLVCGQWQERQAPLVPHAGATLLTLNWQSDDTLSLALPEDRHWFALVLDGCCRIDGVLLAAGGSTMAATLPAGTWNVSGTAGAGLALLGGAPLHEPVIYQGAFAVRDEAQLVDTLRRYQEGAMGTLGC; from the coding sequence ATGAGACACAACGATCCGTCCGCGCAACCGTCGCCGCTGTCGACCACCCATCGCAGCCGCTGCACGTTGTTTCATTCGGTCGGGGTGCACGACCGCCTGACGCAGACCGATCCGTTGTTGTCTTTCGAGGTGTTCCGCTTGTCCGGGGCGGTGATTCCGCCCCATCCGCACGCCGGGTGCGCAGTCGCGCACTACATACTCCCCGATGCCGCGGGCGGCCTGCGCAGCCGTCTGGCTCAGGGCGAGGCGGAGGTGGCCCGTCCGGGCGACCTGCTGTGGCTCGACGCGCATTGCGGCACGGTGCATCAAGAGACGCCGGCCGACGGTAGCGTCGAGTGCCGCGGGCTGCAGGTGGTCGTCAATTATGCGGACTGCGAGCGCGAGGGTGCGCCGCAGCAGCGCCGGGTGCCTGGCGAACAAATGCCTTGTTGGCAAAGCGGTGGTGTCGAGCTGCGGCTAGTGTGCGGGCAATGGCAGGAGCGCCAGGCGCCGCTGGTGCCGCACGCTGGTGCGACCCTGTTGACCTTGAACTGGCAAAGCGACGATACCTTGTCGTTGGCGTTGCCGGAGGATAGGCATTGGTTCGCGCTGGTGCTCGACGGCTGTTGCAGAATCGATGGCGTTTTGCTGGCGGCCGGCGGCTCCACGATGGCGGCGACCTTGCCGGCCGGTACATGGAACGTATCCGGCACGGCCGGTGCCGGGCTTGCGTTGCTGGGCGGCGCGCCGCTCCATGAGCCGGTCATTTACCAGGGAGCGTTTGCCGTGCGCGACGAGGCGCAACTGGTCGACACGCTGCGCCGCTATCAGGAAGGCGCGATGGGCACGCTTGGTTGTTAG
- a CDS encoding uracil-DNA glycosylase, which produces MPNANTVPRQQDLFDAPSTPSALPLRAQFESLSAEWRALLAPFMRSPAYDELCDFVDAQRAAGKQIYPDDVFHALRVTSPDAVKVIILGQDPYHGEENGVPQAHGLAFSVRPGIRVPPSLRNIYKEIERDLHIAAPGHGYLETWASQGVLLLNTVLTVERAQAASHAKRFKNGGWEACTDCLLRELSKHRKALVCLLWGSHAQAKAPLLAGNGHLLLEAPHPSPLSAHRGFLGCGHFSAVNRHLASVGATPIDWRIAPLP; this is translated from the coding sequence ATGCCGAACGCCAACACCGTGCCACGACAACAAGATCTGTTCGACGCCCCATCGACGCCGTCCGCGTTGCCGCTGCGAGCGCAATTCGAATCGCTATCGGCCGAGTGGCGCGCACTGCTCGCGCCATTCATGCGCAGCCCCGCTTACGATGAGTTATGCGACTTCGTCGACGCCCAGCGGGCAGCCGGCAAACAGATCTATCCAGACGACGTATTTCATGCGTTGCGCGTCACCTCGCCCGATGCCGTCAAGGTCATCATCCTCGGCCAGGACCCGTATCACGGCGAAGAGAATGGCGTGCCACAGGCCCATGGCCTGGCCTTTTCGGTACGCCCCGGCATTCGCGTGCCGCCATCACTGCGCAATATCTACAAGGAAATCGAACGGGATCTGCATATCGCTGCACCAGGGCACGGCTATCTGGAGACCTGGGCGAGCCAGGGCGTGCTGCTGCTCAATACCGTGCTGACGGTCGAGCGCGCTCAGGCGGCGAGTCACGCCAAGCGCTTCAAGAATGGGGGATGGGAGGCATGCACCGACTGCCTGCTGCGCGAGTTGTCGAAGCATCGCAAGGCACTGGTGTGTCTATTGTGGGGCTCTCACGCGCAAGCCAAGGCGCCGCTGCTTGCCGGCAATGGTCACTTGCTGCTCGAGGCGCCGCATCCTTCGCCGTTGTCGGCGCATCGCGGCTTTTTGGGTTGCGGCCATTTCAGCGCCGTCAATCGGCATCTGGCCAGTGTGGGCGCCACGCCCATCGACTGGCGCATCGCACCGCTGCCCTAA
- a CDS encoding CYTH domain-containing protein, protein MAIEREIKLAVPAGDTGLPSALADYFGGRADMRAGAPQHLINRYFDTPDLRLSQAAAALRLRYVERGGTGRWLQTLKSSGTSAGGLHVRHEWELPLAHGELDIAALLEVCDAPGIAATLRGIAAELRPLFETNFHRQIWTLSHVGAPLEIALDQGEITVERDGVSHRDPLCELELELASQDASGEAALQAVAADLRQRFPGLHPDDTSKAERGYRLRQHVLHNALNQRG, encoded by the coding sequence ATGGCCATCGAGCGCGAAATCAAACTCGCCGTGCCGGCCGGCGATACTGGCTTGCCGTCGGCGCTGGCTGACTATTTCGGCGGCCGCGCCGACATGCGTGCCGGCGCGCCGCAGCATCTGATCAACCGCTATTTCGATACGCCCGATCTGCGCCTGAGCCAGGCCGCCGCAGCCTTGCGGCTGCGCTACGTGGAGCGCGGCGGCACCGGCCGGTGGCTGCAAACCCTGAAGAGCAGCGGGACCAGCGCCGGCGGCCTGCACGTTCGTCACGAATGGGAATTGCCACTCGCGCATGGCGAACTGGATATTGCGGCCTTGCTGGAGGTTTGCGACGCGCCCGGCATCGCGGCAACCCTGCGAGGTATCGCGGCCGAATTGCGCCCGCTGTTCGAAACCAATTTCCACCGCCAAATCTGGACCCTTTCCCATGTGGGCGCGCCGCTCGAAATTGCGCTCGACCAGGGAGAAATCACCGTCGAGCGTGACGGCGTAAGTCATCGCGACCCGCTATGCGAACTCGAGCTCGAACTCGCCAGCCAGGACGCCAGTGGCGAAGCGGCGCTGCAGGCCGTGGCCGCCGACCTGCGCCAGCGCTTCCCGGGTTTGCACCCGGACGACACCAGCAAAGCCGAGCGCGGCTATCGACTGCGCCAACACGTATTGCACAATGCGCTCAACCAACGCGGATGA